One genomic window of Cannabis sativa cultivar Pink pepper isolate KNU-18-1 chromosome 2, ASM2916894v1, whole genome shotgun sequence includes the following:
- the LOC133033852 gene encoding uncharacterized protein LOC133033852 isoform X2 yields MADSAVSLDKVKGFLYAQYNDEEKWALNVVGERRRLSFSAKTQHRNCGNGNGDPPLLLSETLAEGLDTSLISLSVPKLRRRGRVSSLFIFVSFGDGYHQWGGVFQQVRSVV; encoded by the exons ATGGCGGACTCTGCAGTTTCACTTGACAAGGTCAAAGGCTTCTTGTACGCCCAGTACAACGACGAGGAGAAGTGGGCCCTTAACGTGGTAGGAGAGAGGAGGCGGCTTTCTTTCTCGGCCAAGACCCAACATCGGAACTGTGGCAAT GGAAATGGAGATCCGCCGTTGCTCTTGTCAGAAACCCTCGCCGAAGGTTTAGACACGTCGCTGATCTCGTTAAGCGTTCCGAAGctcagaagaagaggaagagtaTCCAG TTTATTCATATTCGTTAGCTTTGGTGACGGCTATCACCAATGGGGAGGTGTATTTCAACAAGTTAGGAgcgttgtttga
- the LOC133033852 gene encoding uncharacterized protein LOC133033852 isoform X1 — protein sequence MADSAVSLDKVKGFLYAQYNDEEKWALNVVGERRRLSFSAKTQHRNCGNGNGDPPLLLSETLAEGLDTSLISLSVPKLRRRGRVSSKEKNNGEDFCALLSIRSELYILYYFLGTQTVRKDSL from the exons ATGGCGGACTCTGCAGTTTCACTTGACAAGGTCAAAGGCTTCTTGTACGCCCAGTACAACGACGAGGAGAAGTGGGCCCTTAACGTGGTAGGAGAGAGGAGGCGGCTTTCTTTCTCGGCCAAGACCCAACATCGGAACTGTGGCAAT GGAAATGGAGATCCGCCGTTGCTCTTGTCAGAAACCCTCGCCGAAGGTTTAGACACGTCGCTGATCTCGTTAAGCGTTCCGAAGctcagaagaagaggaagagtaTCCAG TAAGGAAAAAAACAATGGAGAAGATTTCTGTGCTCTCCTTTCTATTAGATCTGAGCTTTACattctttattattttctcGGTACCCAAACAGTGAGGAAGGATAGTCTCTGA